A stretch of DNA from Deltaproteobacteria bacterium HGW-Deltaproteobacteria-6:
CCCCTGCGCACCGGAACATTGTGAAGAATGGAAAATCGGGCTCTTCTCCGGTATCATCATGGTGCTGAAACGCTGGCAATTCTGGCCAATGGCGATGTGTAGCTTTTTCGGTTCGCTGGTATCTCTGAGTTTCTCCGGACTGTGGGGCGGTCCGTTCTTAATGAATGTTTATGGGATGACCAGAACAAGGGCAGGAGCTGTATTATCAGCAATGGCCATCGGCATGATTATCGGCGCACCGGTAATGAGCTGGCTTTCCAATCAGGTATTTCATTCACGAAAGAAAGTTTTAATACTAAGCCAGCTTGGCGGCCTGTGTGTCTTTGCCCCCCTTGCTTTTTTCACCGGCGATTTTTCCGAAACAGCGCTCTACATCTGGTGCTTTTCTTATAGTTTTTTCATGTCCAGTCTGGTTGTCGTCGGCTATTCCGCAATTAAAGATTCTTTTCCGATACAAATATCCGGCACCGCCACAGGCACCTTGAATATTTTTCCTTTTGCCGGGGCGGCGCTGGGCCAGCCGCTCATCGGCTGGTATCTGGATTCCATAGGTGCAGTCGACGGCCGATATCCGGTGGATGCTTATTCCGCAGCATTCAAGATGTGCCTGTTCTGCCTGCTGGTTGCGTTCATTGCCAGCATCCTGGTTAAAGAAACGTTCCCCCAAAAGCAAGATTCCGCTTAAGGTTTATCGATCGTTCAGACCGGCACAGGGAACGTCAACGTCTGATTCTTTTTTTCGGTTGCTTCCCACAATATCTAGCTCATACCAAGTTGCATTCAAAGGATCAGCTTCGGCAAGGAGGAGGCTCCGGAGGCGTATTATTGACGCGTGACCTTTAGGTTATACGTTGAGGAAGCCGACCCCCATGTCTGGGGGCACGCGACCAATGCCAACAAAGTTAGCCGAAGACCGGAGGCGCATTCCGCAAGGAAGCGCAAAAAGAAACTATTCCTTCCCTACCGGTAGTTGCCAATCTAAAATTGGCAACTACATGCGACTTGGTATCAGCATTTGCCTTTTGACTAATGCAGACAAACTGTGATAGCTAAAGTGCAGGGAACACATGAAGACAGGGACGGCTTACCATCAATAAAATATTCGGCAATACATCGGGGCTGGGCGCCCAGCAAATCAAATCTCTGGAACGTCTTTATCGCCGCGGCATCCCGCCGGAAAGCATTCTCAGCAATGACCTGGCCCGGGAGATATCCTTTCTTTCCAGCGCTCTCAACCGGCAAATCGGTTTGCTGATTAACCGTAAAGGTGAGATCAGCATGGTCATTCTCGGAGACCACAAAGGCATATTTATTCCAAGTCTCGACGTTTTCCGCGCAGCCTCCACACGATTCAAGGGCCTGCGTCTGATTCACACCCATTTAAACGGTGAGGCACTTTCTCCCGAGGACATGACTGACTTGTCGCACCTCAGGCTGGACATGATCGGCGCGCTCCAGGTCTGTGAGGACGGTTCTCCCGGCAGGCTTTTCTGGGCCCATCTGATACCGGAAAATCCGCAAGGGAATTACTGGCTTATCCATGAACCGCAGGAACCTCACCGGCTTGACCTGAATTTCCTGTCTTTTATCGCTGCGCTGGAAGATGAATTTGCCAGACGGCAAAAAACGCGGAAAATCGACGCGACGGAAAAAGCGATTCTCGTGCGGGTTGAAAAAAATCCCCTCGCCGGCGCGGAAGCCTCCCTGGAGGAGCTCCGGCAATTGGCGGAGACCTGCGGTGTGGCCGTTTTTGACAGTCAGATTCAATATCGGCCGCAGCCGGATCCAAGGTATCTTGTTGGCAGGGGCAAACTGTCGGATATTGATCTGCGCGCCACACAAATTGGCGCAAATCTGCTGATCTTCGACCACGAAATGACGCCCGCGCAGGTCCGTTCCATCAGTGATTTCACCGGGCTGAAAATTCTTGACCGGACACAGGTGATCCTGGATATTTTTGCGCACCGCGCCCACAGCAGGGAGGGAAAGATTCAGGTGGAGCTGGCGCAGCTCAAATATCTGCTGCCGCGGCTGATGCACAAGGACACGTCGCTCTCCCGCCTTGCCGGCGGTATCGGCGGCGTGGGTCCCGGCGAAACCAAGCTGGAAATTGACCGACGCCGCGTACGCGAACGCATCAACCGGCTGGAAAAGGATTTAAAGAACATCACGAAATCACGCGGACAGCGCCGCGGGCGGCGG
This window harbors:
- a CDS encoding MFS transporter produces the protein MHHNTSFAKYRYLVFAILGTAYILVFFHRLAPAVVAVDMMSDLKAGGALIGVLASAYFYPYGLMQIPAGLLSDSWGPRRTIVFFFIIGAAGSFTLGFAQTLGMAIAARVMVGLGVAMVFIPTLKILTHWFEREKFVRMSGLLMSLGGVGAYTASTPLALLSDAITWRGSMIVIGALTLVISGLVWLLVRDTPEQSGFQPINPCAPEHCEEWKIGLFSGIIMVLKRWQFWPMAMCSFFGSLVSLSFSGLWGGPFLMNVYGMTRTRAGAVLSAMAIGMIIGAPVMSWLSNQVFHSRKKVLILSQLGGLCVFAPLAFFTGDFSETALYIWCFSYSFFMSSLVVVGYSAIKDSFPIQISGTATGTLNIFPFAGAALGQPLIGWYLDSIGAVDGRYPVDAYSAAFKMCLFCLLVAFIASILVKETFPQKQDSA
- the hflX gene encoding GTPase HflX, whose protein sequence is MNKIFGNTSGLGAQQIKSLERLYRRGIPPESILSNDLAREISFLSSALNRQIGLLINRKGEISMVILGDHKGIFIPSLDVFRAASTRFKGLRLIHTHLNGEALSPEDMTDLSHLRLDMIGALQVCEDGSPGRLFWAHLIPENPQGNYWLIHEPQEPHRLDLNFLSFIAALEDEFARRQKTRKIDATEKAILVRVEKNPLAGAEASLEELRQLAETCGVAVFDSQIQYRPQPDPRYLVGRGKLSDIDLRATQIGANLLIFDHEMTPAQVRSISDFTGLKILDRTQVILDIFAHRAHSREGKIQVELAQLKYLLPRLMHKDTSLSRLAGGIGGVGPGETKLEIDRRRVRERINRLEKDLKNITKSRGQRRGRRNKSGLPVISIVGYTNAGKSTLLNTLTQSAVLAEDKLFATLDTKSARLRFPRDTEAVITDTVGFIRKLPKELFSAFRATLDELNEAD